One part of the Mya arenaria isolate MELC-2E11 chromosome 3, ASM2691426v1 genome encodes these proteins:
- the LOC128226338 gene encoding neuronal acetylcholine receptor subunit alpha-7-like, which yields MYVSRAAPRTDCIHLKNLMDELFEGYSPEVLPRCNPLDSVQVQLGLAVRQIVELNEPMQILETNTWVRMVWNDCQLTWNATETGIKNIAVPYRRVWVPDITLYDNAQNALGGLQQYRPNVYPNGDVYYNFPSVIRSLCKVDVTYFPFDTQVCKLQFGSWSYHGWDLNLTGMTSAADISMFVSNGEWDIIGVPAERNEIKYTCCPEPYPDVRFYVHMRRKPLFYLLNLIFPCSLISTIAILGFLLPPESGEKVSLEITVLLSLAVFLLVVSETMPADSETFPYIGVYFACAMGLVSLSCLMTVTVLNLHFKGEFGKRMPPWVRLVFLDWFGKILLVKTTDKLTQYENIKAQKTQAEAYENQGFPGLSTADKDSNYNDPLDAEHRTVTTSVLSDHRDVKMADLKGVKFDYNTSTEVVSLLKKQLDCIDKIQDHMEEKRRESLGMDEWRKLAQVVDRIFMVFFFLFQFGISSLILIRIISADPDVMHFYSAE from the exons ATGTATGTTTCACGGGCAGCCCCGCGGACAGACTGTATTCATCTGAAGAATTTGATGGATGAGTTGTTCGAGGGCTACTCACCCGAAGTGCTTCCCCGCTGTAACCCCCTGGACTCCGTCCAGGTTCAACTCGGACTGGCCGTGCGGCAGATTGTAGAACTG AATGAGCCTATGCAGATCCTGGAGACGAACACGTGGGTCAGAATG GTATGGAACGACTGCCAGTTGACGTGGAACGCGACGGAGACGGGGATCAAGAACATCGCCGTGCCCTACCGGAGAGTCTGGGTACCGGACATCACGCTCTATGATAA TGCACAGAACGCGCTAGGAGGCCTGCAACAATACCGACCAAACGTTTACCCAAACGGCGACGTCTACTACAACTTCCCGTCCGTCATCCGCAGTCTCTGCAAGGTGGATGTCACTTACTTCCCATTTGACACTCAAGTCT GTAAATTGCAGTTTGGTTCATGGTCATACCATGGCTGGGATCTCAACTTGACAGGAATGACCTCGGCGGCCGACATCTCTATGTTTGTATCGAACGGCGAGTGGGATATCATAG GTGTTCCCGCTGAGAGGAATGAAATTAAGTACACATGCTGCCCGGAGCCCTACCCTGACGTCCGGTTCTACGTGCATATGCGCCGGAAACCGCTGTTCTATTTGCTGAATCTGATTTTCCCGTGCTCGCTCATCTCCACGATAGCGATCCTAGGCTTTCTGTTACCGCCGGAATCTGGGGAGAAGGTGTCCCTCGAGATCACCGTGCTCCTCTCCCTGGCCGTCTTCCTTCTCGTGGTTTCTGAGACCATGCCGGCGGACTCGGAGACATTCCCTTATATAG GCGTGTATTTCGCGTGCGCGATGGGTCTGGTATCGCTGTCGTGCCTGATGACGGTCACTGTGCTGAACCTGCACTTCAAAGGCGAGTTCGGGAAGCGGATGCCGCCCTGGGTCCGCCTTGTCTTCCTCGACTGGTTCGGCAAGATCCTCCTTGTCAAGACAACCGACAAACTCACAcaatacgaaaacataaaggCGCAGAAG aCGCAAGCAGAGGCGTACGAGAACCAAGGGTTTCCCGGGTTGTCGACAGCTGACAAAGACTCCAACTACAACGATCCTTTAGACGCCGAACACCGCACCGTTACGACGTCCGTCCTCTCAGACCACAGAGACGTCAAAATGGCCGACCTCAAAGGCGTCAAGTTCGACTACAACACATCTACGGAGGTTGTGTCCCTACTTAAGAAGCAACTGGACTGTATTGATAAGATCCAAGATCACATGGAGGAGAAGCGGCGAGAGTCGCTGGGCATGGACGAGTGGCGGAAGTTGGCGCAGGTTGTGGATCGTATTTTCATGGTATTCTTCTTCCTCTTCCAGTTCGGGATCTCCTCTTTGATTCTTATTAGGATAATTTCCGCTGATCCGGATGTTATGCACTTTTACTCAGCGGAATAA
- the LOC128226339 gene encoding uncharacterized protein LOC128226339 — protein sequence MTLDRSPILYPMIALDRSPILYPMIALDRSPFLYRMIALDRLPILYPMIALDRSPIRYPMIALDRSPILYPMIDLDRSPILYPMIALDRSPILYPMIALDRSPILYPMIALDRSPILYPMIALDRSPILYPMIALDRSPILYPMIALDRSPIRYPMIALDRSPILYPMIALDRLPILYPMIALDRLPILYPMIALDRLPILYPMTALDRSPIRYPMTALDRSPIRYPMIALDRSPILYPMIALDRSPILYPMMALDRSPIRYPMIALDRSPILYPMIALDRSPIRYPMIALDRLPILYPMIALDRSPIRYPMIALDRSPILYPMIALDRSPILYPMIALDRSPIRYPMMALDRSPIRYPMIALDRSPIRYPMIALHRSPILYPMIALDRSPILYPMIALDRSPILYPMIALDRSPILYPMIALDRLPILYPMIALDRLPILYPMIAFKWSWCKGSKGMPYYDTYLIVQGKPGHAVPRHSIHSARETSACRIKAYIPFWHLNLTDNDIRAIKPLCFMRPNNIFGDMLSLRGMNAPPRLETYGHIY from the coding sequence ATGACCCTAGATCGTTCACCTATCCTGTACCCAATGATTGCCCTAGATCGTTCACCTATCCTGTACCCAATGATTGCCCTAGATCGTTCACCTTTCCTGTACCGAATGATTGCCCTAGATCGTTTACCTATCCTGTACCCAATGATTGCCCTAGATCGTTCACCTATCCGGTACCCAATGATTGCCCTAGATCGTTCACCTATCCTGTACCCAATGATTGACCTAGATCGTTCACCTATCCTGTACCCAATGATTGCCCTAGATCGTTCACCTATCCTGTACCCAATGATTGCCCTAGATCGTTCACCTATCCTGTACCCAATGATTGCCCTAGATCGTTCACCTATCCTGTACCCAATGATTGCCCTAGATCGTTCACCTATCCTGTACCCAATGATTGCCCTAGATCGTTCACCTATCCTGTACCCAATGATTGCCCTAGATCGTTCACCTATCCGGTACCCAATGATTGCCCTAGATCGTTCACCTATACTGTACCCAATGATTGCCCTAGATCGTTTACCTATCCTGTACCCAATGATTGCCCTAGATCGTTTACCTATCCTGTACCCAATGATTGCCCTAGATCGTTTACCTATCCTGTACCCAATGACTGCCCTAGATCGTTCACCTATCCGGTACCCAATGACTGCCCTAGATCGTTCACCTATCCGGTACCCAATGATTGCCCTAGATCGTTCACCTATCCTGTACCCAATGATTGCCCTAGATCGTTCACCTATCCTGTACCCAATGATGGCCCTAGATCGTTCACCTATCCGGTACCCAATGATTGCCCTAGATCGTTCACCTATCCTGTACCCAATGATTGCCCTAGATCGTTCACCTATCCGGTACCCAATGATTGCCCTAGATCGTTTACCTATCCTGTACCCAATGATTGCCCTAGATCGTTCACCTATCCGGTACCCAATGATTGCCCTAGATCGTTCACCTATCCTGTACCCAATGATTGCCCTAGATCGTTCACCTATCCTGTACCCAATGATTGCCCTAGATCGATCACCTATCCGGTACCCAATGATGGCCCTAGATCGTTCACCTATCCGGTACCCAATGATTGCCCTAGATCGTTCACCTATCCGGTACCCAATGATTGCCCTACATCGTTCACCTATCCTGTACCCAATGATTGCCCTAGATCGTTCACCTATCCTGTACCCAATGATTGCCCTAGATCGTTCACCTATCCTGTACCCAATGATTGCCCTAGATCGTTCACCTATCCTGTACCCAATGATTGCCCTAGATCGTTTACCTATCCTGTACCCAATGATTGCCCTAGATCGTTTACCTATCCTGTACCCAATGATTGCTTTCAAATGGTCATGGTGCAAGGGAAGCAAGGGCATGCCATATTATGACACATATCTCATAGTGCAAGGGAAACCAGGGCATGCTGTACCGAGGCATTCAATTCATAGCGCAAGGGAAACTAGTGCATGTCGTATCAAGGCATATATTCCATTCTGGCATCTCAATTTAACCGATAATGATATAAGAGCAATTAAACCCTTGTGTTTTATGCGACCAAACAACATATTTGGCGACATGTTGTCTTTGAGAGGTATGAATGCTCCACCAAGACTCGAAACGTACGGGCATATTTACTGA